From Staphylococcus sp. IVB6214:
TGATAATTTAAAAACGTATCGTACCATTTTCAATCATATTAGTGTAGAAGCTTTGAATGCGATTCTGTTTGATGACACACCGATTGTTCGTACAACGAAGAGTGGGAATACGATATACAACAACAACACAGGTGTCGTGAACTACGATCCAGATAGAAAAACATATCATTATACGAACTTGACAGAAGATGAATACAGTACACGAGATATGAATATCAGTATTCCGAGAACCTTTGATTATATCAACGAGCACGGTGGCTTCACTGATGACTTCCGTCTCTTCAATACGAACAAAGATCAAGGATTGATTACGTATCAGATGTTCCTAAATGGACGCCCAATCTTTTATCCGAATCAATTGAATCAGATTTTGGTGAGTTGGGGAGAACGTGGGATCTTTGAATACAGCAGAGGATTGTTGAAGACGAATGTAACAATCGATAACGGTGAAAAACCTAAGAAGTTACCAACACTTGAAGATGTGCGTGGTGCATTGGCAAGCAGTAACCAAGTCGACTATCGAAAAGTGGAACAATTGGTGGTCGGTTACCGTATGGTATCGAAGAAAGGGCCGGACAATCGATTGGAAATTCAAGAAAATTGTCAGTTTGAACCGACATGGTTTGTGAAACATGAAGGGAAATGGTATGAATTCAATGATGGGGAGTTGATCGAACAATGAATTGGAAACACGCCAAAACATTATTCATTATCGTATTCTTCCTTATTAATGTCGTGCTTGTCATTTTGTATGTTGATAAGTACAACAAGTCAAAACTGAATCCATCAGCGACGGAGAACGGCGTCAACTTCGCACAAGAAAACATCAAACTACCGAAAAATATTCCCGAAGTAAGCAAAGTGAAAATGCAGCTGATAACAGCACGTTCACGTAACTTTGAAGAAGACACAGAAGATCGGAGCGACTCAAGCCAAAGTGAAAACGGATATGTTCTGACGAAGGAAGTCAATGAAACGGTCGATGTCAAATTGGACCCAATTTCTCACCTTAAACCGTACATTAACGATAACGTCTACAAAGGCAATGAATATCAATATCAAGAAACAAAAGGTGAAGAAATCAAATATGAACAAACATTTGAAGGCTTCCCAATCATGAACAATAAGCGTGCTGCCCTGACATTTGTCGTTGCAGATAATCAGGTAAAATCATATAAGCAAGCTGCTATGGAAGACATCCGTCCGTCTAAAGGGGCGAATAATAAGCGTCACAAAGTCATCAGTGCGTATGAAGCATTAGAAGCACTTTATTACAATCAGTACCTTAAAGATGGCGATGAAGTGAAGGGCTTGCGGTTAGGTTATTATACCGTCGTAAAAGAGACGAATCTGCAAGTGCTTCAAGCCAATTGGGAAATTCAAGTAAAGCGTGGTAATCAGACGAAAACGTATTATGTTGAGGCTGTCTCATCGAATCCAAAAATTATAGAACAGTAGAAAGGGTGGTCACTTGATACGAATGAGTGTACTTGCAAGTGGCAGTACAGGAAACGCCACTTATATAGAGAATGACAAAGGCAGTCTACTTGTCGATGTTGGTCTGACAGGTAAGAAGATGGAAGGCTTATTTGAACAAATAGACCGCAAAATTGAAAATCTGAACGGCATTCTAGTGACACATGAACATGTCGATCACATTAAAGGATTAGGTGTAATTGCACGTAAATACGGACTGCCTATTTATGCGAATGAAAAAACATGGTCGTGCATCGAAAAGAAAGACAGCAAGATTCCAACCGATCAGAAGTTCATTTTTAATCCATATGAAACAAAGTCAATTGCAGGCTTTGATATTGAATCATTCAGCGTGTCTCATGATGCAATTGATCCGCAATTTTATATTTTTCATAATGATTATAAGAAATTGACATTAATCACAGATACAGGCTATGTGTCCGATCGCATGAAAGGCATGATTCGTGGCAGCGATGCCTTCGTATTCGAGAGTAACCATGATGTCGATATGTTGCGTATGGGACGTTATCCGTGGAAAACAAAGCAACGTATTCTGAGTGATATGGGGCACGTATCCAACGAAGATGCAGCCTTTGCGATGAGAGACGTCATCACAGGTCAGACGAAACGCATTTACTTGTCGCATCTGTCTCAAGATAACAATATGAAAGACTTGGCACGTATGAGCGTTGGACAGATTTTACAAGATCATGATATTGATACGACGAACGAAGTAAAACTGTGTGATACAGATAAAGAACAAGCAACACCTATCTATACATTATAAGGAAATTAACAATGAGGTCATGATTATCACAGACAACGAACAGCTGTGTACGTCATGGCCCTTTTTGTGTATAGTATAAATGAATAAATGCACAGATATGCAATGAATTATCCCCAAAACTGTGCACAAAAACATCAACAAAACATACTATCCACATGTTAATAAAGAGTTTACCAACAGATTTATACACATATCCACAGAATTATCCACAAAATGAAGCAGAAATGCTTATTTCTTCATAGTTGTTCTATACATATGGTGCATAAAAAGCATGTATCGTGTGAATAAGTTGATAACATGTGGATAACTCACCAATTTATACACATAAGGAGCATAAAATGAAAATTACAGTGATTGCAGTTGGAAAATTGAAAGAAAAATACTGGAAGCAAGCGATCGCAGAATACGAAAAACGACTCGGTGCCTATACAAAAATAGACGTTGTAGAAGTCCCTGATGAGAAAGCACCTGAAACCATGAGCGATAAAGAAGTAGAGCAAGTGAAATACAAAGAAGGCCAACGCATTCTAGCCAAAATCAAGCCACAATCTACCGTCATTACATTAGAGATACAAGGTAAGATGTTGAGCTCAGAAGCACTTGCGCAAGAAATTCAGCAACGTATGACACGTAGCACAAGCGACTTTACATTTGTCATCGGTGGGTCTAATGGTTTACATCAAGATGTGATGAACCGTAGTGACTATGCGTTGTCATTCAGTAAAATGACTTTCCCGCACCAAATGATGCGTGTGATATTGTTGGAGCAAGTGTATCGTGCGTTTAAGATTATGCGTGGGGAAGCGTATCACAAATAAAACTAAAAAATAGGTTGTTCATAATGTAAAAGGAGTGCATTAAAATTAAAAGTTTGAATTCAAAAAATATTGAAAGAGAAGCCACTATAAAAATTGAATCGATGGCAAATAGTACTATGAAAATTGAACCAGATGTTAATTCTAATGATACAAAAATCTCTTTTGATGGTGAATTAGTTGTATATAACTCAGAAGATTTAAGAAAAAGTAATTTTATTGGAAAAATACAGATTCAGGTTAAAGGAAAGCAAGTAGCTAAAAGAGGTGGTAAAGTCATACATCGTAATAATGTCAAAGTGAATGATTTGAAAGTATATGAAAAAGAGGGTGGCGTCTACTATTTTGTGGTGTACTTGATTGTCGTTAATAATAAAGTTATTGATAAGCAAGTTTATGGTAAGCAACTACATTTATTAGATTTAAGACGTTTACTTCAAAAAAAGCAGAAGAGTGTCACTATTGAAATGTACGAAATTGAAAATGAAAATGTTTTATATAGTAATTGTGTGAAATACTTAAGCGAAAAACAGAGTCATAATCCATTAAAACAAATTAAAGTAAAAAATACTGGAAAAAATCTTTCATATGTTGCTACGCCAGAAAATATTGTTATGGATCATAGAGGATTCCCATTAAATGATTTTTATGGATATATAGATATAAATTCACCTGAACTAGAAGCAACTATTCCTGATTCAATATTAAGTATGGAAAAAATAAAAAGGGTAAAAGAAAGAAAAGTAATAAAAAATGGAGAAGTATTATTCGAAGGTAAAATAAGTTTTGTTGTAGCAAAAGAATCTACGTCTATAATTATAAATGATATTTTTAAACTACAAGTGTTTGAAAATAGTAATAAAAGTACATATTCTATGATGCCCTTTAATAAATTAAATATAGAAGAAAAATCTTTTTATATTATTAATGAGATATCTAAGGGTGGTGATTTTAATATAGATAATATCGAACTATCTATAAATCCGTTTAACATAAATGTAACAGAAATAAGAGATATAATAAATAATCTGAAGAATAAAATCTCAGAATATAGAAATTTAATTCCAATTGATAAAAAACTTAAACCAATTGATTTTAATGACCAAATGAATGAAATAGTTGGTTTAATAGAATTATTAGAATATAAGCGATTTGAAAATTACAATATACAAAATAATGGATATTGTAAAATGCAATTTAGTGGAAAATATATAGTCTTATTCAGATACGATGACCTATTATATAATGCCTACTCTAATGATTTCCTAAGTAAATTTCAAGCAGTGGTTAAAGAAGAAGAGGGAGAAGTGCAGATGCCAATTATATATACCTTAACTAGAGATATGATTGTTGATGTACTTAATTTTGATATTAATGTTATAAAGGAAATCATTGTAAATGATGAACTTGATTGTAAATCTGAGATAAAATGGGAAAAATTGAATAATTTTGCATTAGAGTTAATTGCTTCTTATGATGAAACCCAAAAAGTTGATTTATTAGATTTAGCTGATTATATATTGAAAAATTTACTCAATTTTGATTATGATAAAAAATTTATGAACTTAATTAATCAAGCACAAATTATGAAAAGAAGAAATATAATAGATGATGGTGTAATAAGTAAATTAATCGAGTTGAGGGAAAAATTAATAAATATTGATGAAAAAATAGCAACATTATATATAAATGTATTATCTGGGAGTAAACAGGAAGCAAAAATACGATATGAAAACCTTGATTATGCAGATTTGGAAATGTTTAATGCATATCCTATTTTAAAATTATATAAAAATTTAATGAAAGAATAATTTGAGTAATAGTCACTGATAGTCACTGTACGTTGAAATTTGAAAATACATTGTAATGATTACTTTTAATAACATTTATATGAAAGAGGTTAGTATGATGGCTAAAATGGATAATTTACTTGCAGTTCTATGGATGCTTAGTTCAGATAAGAAAGTTACTGCCAAGCAAATTTCAGACAAGCTAGAAATGAATATCAGAACTGTGTATCGCTATATGGATACACTTTCAAAAAGTGGCGTGCCCATCATTTCAGATACTGGACATAATGGTGGATATACATTGTTAAATGATTTTATTGAAGCGCCACTCTTTTTTAATTCTGAGGAACAAATTGCATTATGTCATGCCGCAAATTTTGCAGAAGAAGCGGGTTATTATGGTGGAAATTCGTTAAATAGTGCTATTAGAAAGTTAAGAAACCATTCGAAATTGGATCAAGAAAGTGAAATAGAGAAACATATGTCTAGTCTTGAAGTAATTAAGCAAAATAACATATATCCTTCATATAGCCATTTAGAAGCATTAGAATATTGCGTAGTTAATAGAAATTCTGTCATTATTTCATATTGGAAAAGAAGCGATGACACATCAAATGACAGGCAGGTGGATCCGTACAGAATTATTTACTGGAAAAACAAATGGTATTTAGTCGCATATTGCCATCTTAGAGATGATGTTCGAACATTTAGAGTGGATAGAATAGAAAGGCTCATATTAACTGATGAAACGTTTGAACAGCCCGAAGACTTTTCAGCAGAAAACTTTTTTATGGGGAATTTGTTGCCAATTAAGGAAAATGAAGATGCAACAACAACTTTAGTAATTAATGGAGATGTAAGTACATTAGATGAAATTTGTCACCATTGGTTTCTAGGACATTACTTAAAAGAAAGAACATTCAATCAAGCAGTTTTTCAGCTTGAAGAAACAATTATGAATAAATACGTACCGCAATTATTGTTGTCATATGGTAAAGGGGTTCGAGTTGTAGAGCCTTTGAGTTTAAAAGAAGAAATGATTAAGAACTTGTCCGATTTAATTGAATTCTATCAAAAATAATAGCTTCCTTGACGTTAGTTGTCAGGGAAGCTATGTTACATTTTGTTATATGAATAGTGAATGGAGAATGATTTTATGAAAATATCAAAAGTATATCTTTATGTATTTAATACAATGTCAGATTGGGAGTACGGTTATTTAATTGCTGAATTGAACTCAGGAAGATATTTTAAAAATGGGTTAGAACCATTAAACGTAATAACTGTAGGTGCTACTAAGGAATCAGTAAAAACAATGGGTGGATTACATATAGCGCCAGATATGACTTTCGGTAAATGTAAGGTAGAACACAATGATCTTCTAATTTTACCTGGAGGAATGAATTGGAATGACCAAGTACATAAACCGATATTAGAAAGAGTTGGTACTGCATTAGATGAAGGAACAATTATTGCTGCAATTTGTGGTGCAGTGGATGCTTTAGCTAATAGTGGGTACATAGATACTAGGAAACACACGAGTAATAACTTAGAATATACTAAAATGACGTGTCCAAATTATAGAGGAGAAAAATATTTTGAAATGAAGTCGGCTGTGTCTGATGAAAATTTAATTACTGCGTCAGGTATTGCGCCGCTAGAATTTGCTATGGAAGTATTGAAAAAGATAGACGTATTTGAACCAGATACATTGGAAGCATGGTATGAGTTGAATAAGTCACATAAAGCAAAATATTTTTATAAACTAATGGATTCGATAAGTTAATGTAATTAAGTGAAGGACACAATATCGTGTAGATGTGTCCTTCATTTTTTATATCTTAAAAACTATTTTACAATAATAAATGACCAATAATACATAGATGATAGTAAAGAACAATTGACCTTAAAGTAATGTTTAATGGTAGATTTGAAAATAAGGAGGTTGTGTTACATGAGAATTGATGAAGTTTCCAAAAAACTAAATATCGCTAAATCGAAAATCAGATATTATGAAAAAATTGGCTTACTCAGAATACCGAGAGACACGAACCAATATAGGTATTTCGATGACACGGCTATGATAGATTTGAAAATGATTATGGACTTAAAAGCGTTAGATATAGGGTTAGAAGATATGAAGTACATCATTGAATTATTTCATAAGCCGACAACGCAGACTTGTAATATTAATTCTGTGGAGTATATAAATAAAGTGATACAAGAAAAAGAAGATGAGTTGAATAATCAAATATTGATACTGAATAAGCTTAAAAAAATTCATGAATTATCTAAAGATAACCAATATGAACTAAATAAAGAAACAATTCTAAAAGAACTCAATCAAAGGAGAGAACATAATGATTAGTATTATATACGGAGGTAACCAGTCAGGAGTATGCTTTGAGTTATATAAGACAATTTTAAAGAAGTTAGATAAAAATGATTTACATATATTTAATTTGCAACAAATGGATCTTTCATTAATATTGGAGAATGGTTACTATTCAGAACCAACAAAACAGCAAACGTATATAATCAATACTTTAAATGAATCAGAGACATTAATTTTTATTTATCCACTATATTGGTTCAATGTTCCACCAATAATGAAAAGTTTTATTGATCAAGCATTTTGGCCAGAAAATGCATTTAGTTTTAAAAGAAAGCAATATTTTAAAAAGGGTTTATGGAAAGATAAAAAAGCAATCATTTTGTACACGCAGGGAGGCCCAGAAATTTTTCATAAATTAAAAAAGAGAATGGGATACCATGTACTTAAATATCCATTAAACCTTGCGGGAATATATAAAATTACAACATACCACCTTGATAATTTAAATAGAAGTAAAAATAAAAAGGAAATTATTGATAAAAAGATTAATAAAGTCGCTATGAAAGTAGTAGGGAATTTAGAATTATAGATTGAAGTTGTTTATTTAAAAACTTTTCTATATTTTTGCTCGAATTACGGATATCTAAATGATGAAATCATTATAATCAATATCATTATAAAATATTATAGCTAACCCGATAATATTGTAAATTTCAATATCATCGGGTTTTTAAAATATATTATATAAATAAATAAAATAAATTTATTAATGAATAAGTATAATATCAAAATGGTTTGTGCTACTCACGTCAAAAATTAAAACGAGAGCGTTCTTGGGATATACTTAAAAATATATGATTATAGTAAGTTTTGGTTTAAAGTGCTGTTAATATATAAAATTATTTGGAAAACCACAAAACCACTTAAAATTTATAAGTAATAAAATATAAATATAGATTTAGTATAATAATTATTTTATCAAAAAATGTATTTTATTTTAAGAGGTTTTGTGGTTTATATAAAGTTACTTGTTAAACTTTTTTAATAGTTTTTGCAACTAGGGTACAAACTAGTCTTTCATCTACTTTATTAGTTAGGTTATCTAAAAATAAGTTGAAAGAAGCTATTGAATTAAGTAGTCCATCATCATTATAATCATTGTCTAGCTCTTTGACTTCTAATATGTCTAGGTAATAATTATCTGACACAAGGTTCAATGATGCTATGTCACTTTCCATTTGTTGGACAAAATGATTGTTTTGTTCTATCCAATCATTAATTAAATCAATTACATTGTTAATTAAATTTTCGTAGTTAATAAAATTATTAAAATTAGAAGTATCATTGATAATAGATATTAACGCTTGTGTAATATTATATGTACTTTGAACTGCATTATAATGTTTTTTTGTATTTAAAGGTGTAAAGCTTAAGCTAAAAATTTTCTCAATTAAGTATGCTACATCTTGTTGTTTACTTTTATTAATTTTGTTTTTAAGTTTTACCCATATAAAGTCAATTAAGTCATCAGCAAAAGTACTACTTTTTTTTATAATGAAGTCACTCATATACAAAGGTATATTATTAAAATCTTTGGTAAATATATTAAAAGTATTAGATGGCTGTGACGAAAACTTTCCCATATTTATCATTTTTAAGTATGGATTTTTGTAAAAATTGGCTATGGCAGAAATAATAACAAATTCATGAAATACAAAACTTTGAGGATTAAATTTATTGTATATAGCCCCATTTCCGATGGCTTCTTGATTAGATGAATTAATGTCATCTGTTGCAAAGTCTTTAACATCAGATAAGTCGAAGGTCAAATTCTCATTCACAATAGTATAGAATTTTTTGTCAAAATACTCCATGATATTGTGTAGAGCAAAAATAGATTCAGGTTTGTATTCCCATAAACAATTAGCTTCTTCATTAGTGTCTATTAAACTAATTGATTTGGGTAATTGAGGCTTAGTTATCTTTTGAATATCCCCACTAATAAAATTCTGAAATAACTCTTGAATACCATCTCTATCTGTTTCATGATCAATAATTGTTTGGCCTGAAAAATCAAAAAATGATGGAGTAAAAGAATCTCCAAAACTTCTATTGATTTCAGTATGTCTTTGCATACGTAATTTCTTTTTCTCAATATCCTTCATTAAGTACTTACCCATATAATCATATTCAAACATCATCTTTGGTAGTGTTACCATATCTTTGTCAACAAATTTTAATTTGAAAAAATCAAGTGTTGATCTCTCAAAATTATTCCAAAGTGCCAATTTAGTCTCCTTGTTTAAATCATCTTCTAAAGCATCATAAAGTGCATCTAAAACACGTCGAATTAACAATTTATATGCTACCTTTGGATTACTATATTTAATAATAGATTTTATATCTTCATCAGAAATGTGTATCACAACACCATTGCAAACATACTCTCTAAAATTATCCTCTATGCTTAAGCGTTTTATGGAAATATTTAAAGATTTATTAATATCTAATGTCTTTAATGACTCTCTGCAATAATCAAAAATATATCCTAAAAAGATGTACTTATTACTTTCGGTTTGTTTGAACTTCAATTCCAAAAAATCACCTCTTAATATTAATTTGTCAAATATTTTGCTCGGTCCAATTCCATTTATTTTTTTCAAAAATGGAAAATTTCTTCCCTATAGGGATGTATATTATACCTAGCTTAAGTTATTACTTGAGCATAATTCCAAGGAGGTTTTTATTATGAAAACGTATATAATAAAAGAACTTTATACCCAGGATGAGGATATTCATCACATAGAAATTGAAACTATAAAAGGAGAGCAATTTAAGTATACTACACAATTCACAATAACAAGTGATTGTAAAAATTTAATTACTCTTTTGATTGGACAAGCTTTGATGTTGCCAAGGGGAACTGAATTTTCAATATACGACTTATTGGATATGGTTGGTGACAATGTTTATGGCGATATTTACGATGATGAAGTATATGCTATAAACATTTTACTTGAAATGTATCTTGAAGAACATTTCACGCTATGCCAGTTACAAGAAGGGGAAGCAGAAAATATAATAATTAAAATTTTCAAAAGATAAATAATTAATTTAGGAGGCAAAGAAAATGGAAATAAAAACAGATAATTTTTTAATATCAATGGATGGTAATAATAATTACGCATCAATTCAAACTGAATTAAGTCAACATGCTATTGAAGTATTATATCAATTAATCTCAATAGGAATAGATACACAAGATGAAGAATCGTTTTCATTAGAAGGTTGTGAAATAGAATTAGGCGTAGATTTAATTCATGAATTTAGCAATCCAATTGAATATAAATTAGTCAATACGTTGTTTCATCTCTTCTTTTACGAATATAAAGGGTGCATTTATATGGATGGATTAGATAATGAAGTTTTTATTCGAAATAGAAGAGGTTAGGTAATATGAGCAGAGAATTGTTTTTAAAATGTAAACCAGAGGCGCTAAGTAAAAGAGCAAATGAAAGATTCACTGTAAAAAATTTGCTAATAGATATAGGTGTAAAAGATCCGGCAGCAAATTTAATAGAAGATGTCGAACATCGATTTCGAAATTATGTAATGTTGCATGGATCTTCACACTTTGAAATGGTTTGCAATAAAAATCAACGTATTTTCGTGAGACTAACAGATTTTTACAGTATCGATGATATTTAGCTAGTATTTGTAAATAAGATTTTGCATGGAGGAAAAAAGAAATGAAGTTTGAAAATGATAAATATTTAATTGATTCAAATGGTTGCTTTAAGAAAATGAAAGGTAGCAATGATGGAGAAGGTGAGAGGCTAGTTAAACTAGCTTCTCCAATTTTTATAGTCGCTAAGTATAAAGATCGAGTATATAAAAAAGAACAGATTATCATACAAGACATAGATGGTGATGAATACATTTTAGATTCAAGTATATTAAGTTCACGTAACTTGTTTAAATTGATAGAAATGGGATTCACTATTAATGAAAATAGGATTAAAGAATTGAGTAATGCTTTACAAGAGTATAGAGATAGTACAGTGAAAAGTAGTTTTTATAAAGGTGTTGGTGTTATACCTACAAATAAAGGAACAGTTATTGTTTTAGATGATCTCTATTTTAGTCCTTCAATGACTGAAGAAGATATGAATCAAGTGGTTTGTGATAATAAATATGATTTAGCTCCTAAGGGTGAATTAAGTGAATGGTTAACAATGTTTCAGGAACAAGTGAGTGGCAATGTTCTATTGGAACTAGTTACTATCTTTGGAGTGAGTGCTTTAGTTACTAGATATTTATTCTTTTTAAATGAAATTGAGTATACAGGAATAGTGTATTCATTGACAGGACAGTCTTCAAGTGGGAAAACTACAGCAGCTATGTTAGCTGGTTCAATAGCGGGAAATGTTAATAAAGGAGATAATACTTTATTTTGTAGTTGGAATGCGACTAAAGTTGGGGTTGAAAATATCATGAGTTCAAATTTTGGTGTCCCAGTAATATTTGATGAGTTATCGACTTCTACAATTAGTAATCTAACCAACTTGTTATATTCAATAAGCGAAGGGCAAGGAAGAGAGCGAGCAGATAAAAATGGTAATACAAGGGAGAAATTTAATTCAGGTACTTCTATTATTTCAACAGGCGAGTATAGCATTTTTAGTAACTCTGCCAAAAATGATGGATTAAGAGTACGTATCATTGAAATTAATGAGGCAATTACATCATCATCTTCGAATTCAGATGCTATCAAAAAAGTTGTAAGAAAAAATTATGGTCATGTATTGCCAATAATATCTGAGTATTTATTAAATAATGAAGAGCAATTGGTGACTATTTACGAAGAACATAGACAGTGGTTTAAATTAGCATTAGCAAATGAAGAAAGCAAAACAGGCATACGAATGATAAGTAGGTATGCTGTTATATTGACTTCGGCAACAGTTTTTGAATTAGCATTAGATGTAAAGCTAGGCATAGAGGAAATAAGAAACTATCTATTAAATTATCATAATAGCACAATATTAGAACGTTCATTAACAGAGAAAGCAATGGAAGTTCTTATTCAGTATATAGCTGTAAATTCAGGCAAATTTAGCCATGGTGGTCCATTGTCTAATATGATAGAAAACAATGGAGTGATAATAGCGCAAAATGACTATATAGAAGTGAGGATTATTCGTTCCGTTTTCGAACGCATATTAAGGGACAATGGGTTTGAAGATACAAAAAATGTAATTAAATCATTAGCTAACGACAATAAATTAGTTACAGATAAAGATAGAAAAACAAATCAAAGAAAAGTAAAGAATAATAATGGCGAAATGGAATCAATTGTCTATTATCACATAAAAATTGACAAAAAACTTGCTGAAACATTGAATTTAAAGTTCGAATGATGATTTATAACAAAATGACTGTGAAACCAGGTGTTGAAAGGTGAGAAGTAATTTGAATAATGAACAAATTGAAGCATTTGTAGAAGTGCTTGTACCTCTTATAGAAGAGCGTATGAATAAAAGTAAGTAAGCTAATTTAAGCTAATTATGTACTACAGGCTAATGCCTGTAGTACTCATATTATTAAGTGGCAAAAGTGATAAAAATGAAACGAAGTTATAAATATATATTATCCATGTGATGTTACAAGACCGATGGTCTGTAACAATAATCTAATAAAAGGAGCGGTACATTATGAGTAAGAAAATTGCACTATATTCACGTGTAAGCACATCTGAGCAATCTGAACGTGGATATTCAATCCATGAACAAGAACAAGTGCTCATCAAAGAAGTTGTGAAAAACTATCCAGGTTATGACTATGAAACTTATATCGATTCCGGTATATCAGGTAAAAATATTGAAGGTCGACCAGCAATGAAACGTCTATTACAAGATGTTAAGGATAATAAAATCGAAATGGTGTTAAGTTGGAAATTGAATCGTATCTCACGATCAATGAGAGATGTGTTTAATATCATTCATGAATTCAAAGAACATGGCGTAGGGTATAAATCGATTTCTGAGAATATTGATACATCCAATGCCTCTGGAGAAGTACTCGTTACAATGTTTGGATTAATAGGATCCATCGAGCGTTCAACACTTATCAGTAACGTCAAAATGTCCATGAATGCCA
This genomic window contains:
- the yycH gene encoding two-component system activity regulator YycH, whose amino-acid sequence is MRIKELIKFIMLTVLVISSIVLTLLIWNFTPDIADVDSELAKENTKSIGPRFESQINQVIAPLQLVHVHGTNVEGMPATREVNELSDMFAKQHINKVLYVENDQSLLLRELSDHFLVLDYPTDIPLTMYLGDVLDVQAKVPNHFKFDRLIYDIDSAEHLVVYAIDETRHRAVKMTTSIRTSSAKNHLEELKMALRPYMNVSTNEDTVNKATYLYAPKAPDNLKTYRTIFNHISVEALNAILFDDTPIVRTTKSGNTIYNNNTGVVNYDPDRKTYHYTNLTEDEYSTRDMNISIPRTFDYINEHGGFTDDFRLFNTNKDQGLITYQMFLNGRPIFYPNQLNQILVSWGERGIFEYSRGLLKTNVTIDNGEKPKKLPTLEDVRGALASSNQVDYRKVEQLVVGYRMVSKKGPDNRLEIQENCQFEPTWFVKHEGKWYEFNDGELIEQ
- the yycI gene encoding two-component system regulatory protein YycI encodes the protein MNWKHAKTLFIIVFFLINVVLVILYVDKYNKSKLNPSATENGVNFAQENIKLPKNIPEVSKVKMQLITARSRNFEEDTEDRSDSSQSENGYVLTKEVNETVDVKLDPISHLKPYINDNVYKGNEYQYQETKGEEIKYEQTFEGFPIMNNKRAALTFVVADNQVKSYKQAAMEDIRPSKGANNKRHKVISAYEALEALYYNQYLKDGDEVKGLRLGYYTVVKETNLQVLQANWEIQVKRGNQTKTYYVEAVSSNPKIIEQ
- a CDS encoding MBL fold metallo-hydrolase, yielding MSVLASGSTGNATYIENDKGSLLVDVGLTGKKMEGLFEQIDRKIENLNGILVTHEHVDHIKGLGVIARKYGLPIYANEKTWSCIEKKDSKIPTDQKFIFNPYETKSIAGFDIESFSVSHDAIDPQFYIFHNDYKKLTLITDTGYVSDRMKGMIRGSDAFVFESNHDVDMLRMGRYPWKTKQRILSDMGHVSNEDAAFAMRDVITGQTKRIYLSHLSQDNNMKDLARMSVGQILQDHDIDTTNEVKLCDTDKEQATPIYTL
- the rlmH gene encoding 23S rRNA (pseudouridine(1915)-N(3))-methyltransferase RlmH — encoded protein: MKITVIAVGKLKEKYWKQAIAEYEKRLGAYTKIDVVEVPDEKAPETMSDKEVEQVKYKEGQRILAKIKPQSTVITLEIQGKMLSSEALAQEIQQRMTRSTSDFTFVIGGSNGLHQDVMNRSDYALSFSKMTFPHQMMRVILLEQVYRAFKIMRGEAYHK
- a CDS encoding YafY family protein; this translates as MAKMDNLLAVLWMLSSDKKVTAKQISDKLEMNIRTVYRYMDTLSKSGVPIISDTGHNGGYTLLNDFIEAPLFFNSEEQIALCHAANFAEEAGYYGGNSLNSAIRKLRNHSKLDQESEIEKHMSSLEVIKQNNIYPSYSHLEALEYCVVNRNSVIISYWKRSDDTSNDRQVDPYRIIYWKNKWYLVAYCHLRDDVRTFRVDRIERLILTDETFEQPEDFSAENFFMGNLLPIKENEDATTTLVINGDVSTLDEICHHWFLGHYLKERTFNQAVFQLEETIMNKYVPQLLLSYGKGVRVVEPLSLKEEMIKNLSDLIEFYQK
- a CDS encoding type 1 glutamine amidotransferase family protein, producing MKISKVYLYVFNTMSDWEYGYLIAELNSGRYFKNGLEPLNVITVGATKESVKTMGGLHIAPDMTFGKCKVEHNDLLILPGGMNWNDQVHKPILERVGTALDEGTIIAAICGAVDALANSGYIDTRKHTSNNLEYTKMTCPNYRGEKYFEMKSAVSDENLITASGIAPLEFAMEVLKKIDVFEPDTLEAWYELNKSHKAKYFYKLMDSIS
- a CDS encoding MerR family transcriptional regulator, whose amino-acid sequence is MRIDEVSKKLNIAKSKIRYYEKIGLLRIPRDTNQYRYFDDTAMIDLKMIMDLKALDIGLEDMKYIIELFHKPTTQTCNINSVEYINKVIQEKEDELNNQILILNKLKKIHELSKDNQYELNKETILKELNQRREHND
- a CDS encoding NAD(P)H-dependent oxidoreductase, with product MISIIYGGNQSGVCFELYKTILKKLDKNDLHIFNLQQMDLSLILENGYYSEPTKQQTYIINTLNESETLIFIYPLYWFNVPPIMKSFIDQAFWPENAFSFKRKQYFKKGLWKDKKAIILYTQGGPEIFHKLKKRMGYHVLKYPLNLAGIYKITTYHLDNLNRSKNKKEIIDKKINKVAMKVVGNLEL